The Ornithodoros turicata isolate Travis chromosome 9, ASM3712646v1, whole genome shotgun sequence genome includes a region encoding these proteins:
- the LOC135368226 gene encoding probable deoxyhypusine synthase — translation MSAQGEPTSASEAVFKKSGDLPVEERIVVEGYDFNGGINYEKILGSYIRTGFQATHFGRAVHEINSMLESRKIPLTEDQRDVYETDEFVRRKYGCTIFLGYTSNMASAGIRDIIRFLVENKLVDCVVTTAGGVEEDLIKCMAPTFVGDFSLKGSLLRDLAINRIGNLLAPNDNYCHFEDWFIPVLNEMLDEQKHQNKIWSPSAMIERFGIKINDPRSICYWAAKNKIPIFCPALTDGSMGDMIYFHSFRNPGLIVDIAQDIRRVNTMAVKAVKSGVVIIGGGVVKHHVCNANLMRNGADYAVYINTGSEYDGSDSGASPDEAVSWGKIRREAKPVKVTADATLVFPLLVAQTFAKYHNDVVRSNSEG, via the exons ATGAGCGCCCAGGGAGAACCAACTTCAGCAAGCGAAGCTGTATTTAAGAAATCTGGTGATCTTCCTGTCGAGGAACGGATCGTAGTTGAGGGATATGATTTCAATGGAGGAATCAACTACGAGAAAATCCTTGGAAGCTACATACGGACCGGCTTTCAAGCTACGCACTTCGGTCGAGCGGTACATGAAATAAACTCCATG CTTGAAAGCCGAAAGATACCTCTCACAGAGGATCAGCGTGATGTTTACGAAACCGATGAATTCGTCCGCAGGAAATATGGGTGCACGATCTTCTTAGGATACACGTCCAACATGGCTTCTGCAGGAATTCGAGACATCATCAGGTTCCTCGTTGAAAACAAACTG GTTGACTGTGTAGTGACAACAGCGGGTGGTGTTGAGGAAGATCTCATCAAATGCATGGCACCAACCTTTGTGGGCGACTTCAGCTTAAAGGGCAGTTTGCTTCGTGACCTCGCCATTAATCGAATTGGCAATCTCCTTGCCCCGAATGACAACTACTGTCATTTCGAGGACTGGTTCATCCCAGTCCTGAATGAAATGCTCGACGAGCAGAAACATCAGAACAAAATCTGGTCACCGTCAGCGATGATCGAGCGATTTGGGATCAAAATAAACGACCCTCGCTCCATATGCTATTGGGCCGCCAAAAACAAGATACCCATTTTCTGCCCGGCTCTGACGGATGGCTCGATGGGAGACATGATCTACTTCCATTCGTTCCGCAACCCAGGCCTGATCGTCGACATAGCGCAAGACATACGCAGGGTCAATACCATGGCGGTGAAAGCCGTCAAGTCCGGAGTGGTGATCATTGGCGGTGGGGTTGTGAAGCATCACGTGTGCAACGCCAACTTGATGCGGAACGGAGCAGATTACGCTGTGTACATCAACACGGGGAGCGAATACGACGGAAGCGACTCTGGGGCTTCGCCGGACGAGGCGGTCTCGTGGGGAAAGATCCGTCGTGAGGCGAAGCCCGTCAAAGTAACAGCCGACGCAACTTTAGTATTCCCCCTCCTTGTGGCGCAGACTTTTGCAAAGTACCACAACGATGTGGTGCGAAGTAATAGCGAAGGGTAG